ACCCGCGCATTGAAGCTGTACCCGGCCTCCAACTGCGCAATCGTCGTACTGACGAGCTCGGAGTTGATTACGCGGGACGCCCTGGACATGAACGCATTAATAATCTCGGCGTGTGTGGGACCACTCACTGAAACGATGTTAGGTCGCCCGGCGAGCATGGACCCAATCCATCGTTTCAACAGACGCACATCCGTGTCCTGTCGCCTGTAGCGAAGGAAGGTGTAAGCAAACGGTCGTTGGCTGGCTCGGTCGCTGTGGAAGACCGTCAGCAAGGTACCTGGCAGCAACATCTCCTCTATCGAGGACGCCTGCACCACCGTGGTGGATGCGGATATGAACGGTGACAGCCCACAGGCCGGATGTACTGGCATGCCGCCTCACGAACTGTGGTCAATTCGTGAGCAGCGGCAGGTTGGCTACGCGCAGTAGGGCAGATCTAGAAAAACGCGGTCATGTCTTTTGACTTGAGTCGCGGCCATCCAGAGCGTGACGTCGATTCGCCTGAGCAGGCTGACGTGGGGTGGGGCAGATGGGCAGACGTCCGTGTCGGTGGACATCGGTCACGAGGACTTTCCGCGAGCATCTGATGCGGTCAATGCGCGCCCACTTACGTCCGACTCTCGTATTCTGTTGTCTTGCCGACAAGTTCGACTTCTTGGGGGGATCAATGGACCAGTATTGTACGACCGTTTCGAATTGGAGCATAATTAGCTCCGCAGCTACCAATTCGCAGTTAGCCGGTGTATTAGCAGGCTTTCAGATCACGGTGATCGCAGTGCTTTTTGCATCCGCGAAGAAACCCGATAGTCACACCATCCTATTGTTCGCGTCCGGCGTCCTTGTACTAGGCCTAGATAGCTATCTATTCAGTCTGATAACCGGATCGTATATAGAAGGTACACCCACCCGCGATGAATGCGTTCGTATATGGAGCCAGGGCATGGCCGCTAGTGGCATGCTCGCCGTTGGCGGTTCTGTCTTCGTCTGTGGCCTAAGTTGGCTGCTCGTGAGCTATGGCGAGGGCGTCGTAAACAGTGCCCTGACCAGTAGCGAACCTAATAAGGATGCGCGAATCAGAGAAGCGACGGATTTCTGGAAGCACGCAATCAAGCTAAACGGCTGGCTGTCCACAGCGATAGTAATAACGACGACGGGAATACTGATCTCAACCAATATCTATTACCTACAAGTTAGGTACGATGGCCTCAGCGGGATATTTGTGTGGTCACTTGTGGCAATTACTGCGCTCATTGGTGCTGTGATAATCCTTCTGTCGTTTATTGTCATCTTGCGGCGCACGGGGCGAACGTTGGAAAAGCTCAAGTCCTCAAAGACAATTGATTTCTCCATCGGGAGACTCCCGGGGATCACTTACTGCGCCGCCGCGTTCGCTATCGTGGGCACCGTTTACGCTGGGCTTCTGTCGCAATGGGACTTCTGGTCGAGTGTTCAACTTATAGGGTCCATAATCTTGGGTCTGATCGTCCCCGGCTTGATAAATCTCGGTATTGCAGCGTCGGTGGCCGATCCCGAAGTTGAAGTCAGTAGCACAACTGCAGGGGCTTCACCCGAACAGCCGTCCCTGGCGAATACCGGACAGACAGGCGCCGCGAGGCCATGATCTGGTAGTACTTAGCCGCCCACTTGATCGTCACCCTGCATGGAAGTTCATGCGAACTACTTGTGCCCTCGGCACTCAGGGCTGTGCGGCAACTTCTGACCGATTTGCCTACCCCAGGGGCGACAAGGACGCTCCGCCCAAGTGCGAAGGTTCACGCTGGCAAATACTGCTGCTTCAGGACTTTGAGGGTCCGGAACAGCGTGCTCCGGCTGATCCCGAACATCGCGGTCAATTCACTCACAGGCTCGCCCTGCTGATACAGCCGAAGTAGCCGTTTCTGCTGGACGGCGTCCAGCTTCATCGGCTTCGTGGCGGCCAGGCCCCGTGCGACCCGCGCCTCGCGGGAGGCGGCACGGCGCTCCTTGCCCAGTTCGAGTTCCAACTCGGCGATTGTGGCCATGATGCTCGTGACAGCACGACCTGTCGGGGTGCTGGTGTCCACGCCTTCACGCAGTGAGCGCACGTGTACGCCACGGCTCATCAGCTCGTGGAGGGCATTGGCGACCTCGCGGACAGAGCGCCCGAGCCGGTCGACGGCGACGACCACGAGGTGATCCCCTTCTCGGAGGTAACCCATGCACTCCGTCCAGCCTGGTCGATTACTGCCAGCGCGACCGGACGCAGTATCGGTGAATACCCGGTCCGGGGTGATACCCGCCGCCGCGATGGTGTCGTGCTGCTGATCGATGGACTGCTGCCCGGTGGACACCCTGAGGTATGCGGCGGTGGTCATACTCACATAGAACCAGCGGGGTCCCGTATTTCATCCTGTGTCAGATCTGTGAGAACTCGGACTTGCTTGTGACACTGGGAAATCGGACTGCACGACCTGCACGGTTCTTAAGCCCACGGCCAGGCCTACGTCAGTATCAAATGTTTAGAAATGAGACTGGACGTAGGGGCGGACGCCCGAGCAGGTCGACGACGCCGATGCCGCCACGGCCCGACAACTCCGGGCCGAGGGCATCGCCCGCACGACATCGCGCAAATGCTCGGCATGTCCGGTACCACCCGTCTACCGCTACTTTGCAGGCGGGGCTGCCGCGTAGGGACTGTTGCTGCTCGTCGAGGAGGGGATGCGGTTCATCGCGTGGGGCGACGTCTCCGCCACCACCGACGCCACCAAGGCAGCCGACGAGAAGTGGCTGCAGTGTCATCTTCCGCCCCGTCGTCGACGACTGCGTCAGCCTTGTCGTCGCTCGTGACGACATCCGTCGCGGTGGCTGGATTCGCTTCAGCGTCGCGTGGCCTCCGCGCATCGGCCACGTAGCCCTGCTCGCGTAACTCCCTCACCACTTCGTCGATGGGGCGGGCGCTCGGCGGAAGAGGTCCGCCCGGAGTGATCTCGTTTAGATCTTCGTCGACGTCGACCTCGTGCACGGCGGTGACCTTCATACCGCCTTCGGTGCCGGACGCAATGACGCGGTTACTGAAAGTCCCGACTGGCAATGAGATGATCCCGAGCTCGCATAGGGCGTTGATGTAGTGCAACGTCTCCAACGCCACGACGGCCAGGTGGGAGAACACCCCGACCGCTGCCTCGTACCTCTGCTGGATCCCGAGTTCACCAGTCGTGACCGCATCCCCGTGGGCGAGATCCTGATATAGCCATGCGTAGGCAAGGTCGACGTCGGTCTGCTTCTTCTCGTTCTTCTGCTTGTCCTCGGTCACAACGAAGTACGCCCGCACGCGGTCATCTCGGCCAGTGGCTTCGTGCCATTCCGCCCACAGGTCCTGTGACGAGCTGATTAGCAACGTGTCGCCGCGTCCGGTAAGGCGGTCAAGGGCTGCGAGTGCGTCCTGCCAGTAGAGCCGGTCCCTCACTAGCGTGAAGGCCCGCGCTCGGATGGCGAGCGACTCGAACTGAAGCTCGTCGGGCAGAGGTGTCGTCATCGACTGCGGCTGGCCGTCTACCACGGTCACGGTCACGAAGACATTCATCAGCTTACGCAGTAATCCGCCCGGTTCTGACCACGGATCTTCCTCATCTGGTGCAAGGGCGAGGGGGTGCAGAGCCACTCGCCGCAGGCGTCGGACAACATCGACGAGGAGCTGCACGACTTCTTCGTCGGTCAATTCGGCAACGGGCTTCTTCCTGCCCTTCGACTTCTTCGCCATGACCTATTCAGGCTAGGTGCCAGCTGCGAGAAGCATGGCCACGCGCACCCGCAATACTCGGGTTCAGGAGGAGTTCTACCCCCAGCGCCTCCCTGTTACGCGACTGCTTGGCATTGCATTCTTTTTCCAGCGACGCCCGAAGCTAGTAAGCCGGATCTCACCAACCGGTCGGGGTAACTTCCACTTGTCCGGAACACTCGAAGGGGGACATCACGGCCATGTCGCAGACCAATGCCAATCTGATCTGGAAGATCGCGGACCTGCTGCGGGGGCCGTATCAGCCCAACCAGTACGGCGACGTGATCCTGCCGTTCACGATCCTGCGCCGCCTGGACTGCATCCTTGAGCCGACAAAGGACGAGGTACTCGCCGAGTACAAGAAGGTCGCCGCGACCAAAGTCGACCCCGACGTGCTGTTGAAGAACAAATTCAGGCTGCCGTTCTACAACACCTCGCGATGGACATTCGCATCCCTGATCGGTGATCCGGAAGGGGTGGCCGATAACCTTGTCGACTACATCGAGCATTTCTCGCCGAACGTGCGCGACGTCTTCGATGGCTTCAAGATGATGGATCAGATCGGCGACCTGGCCAAGTCCGACCGGTTGTACCTGATCGTCAAGGAGTTCGCATCCGTCGACCTGCACCCGAAGGTCGTCTCCGGGCACGCCATGGGGCACATCTTCGAAGAACTGATCCGCAAGTTCGCTGAGTCCAACTCCACCCAAGCTGGTGATCACTTCACCCCACGTGAAGTCATCGAGCTGATGGTCGACATCCTGTTCCTCACTCAAGACGATGCCCTGACCAAGCCCGGCACCGTACGCACCATCTACGACCCTGCTGCCGGGACCGGGGGCATGTTATCTACGGCCTACGACCATCTGGTCGAGATGAATCCCAAGGCCCGCCCGGTCCTCTACGGGCAGGACATCAACCCACGCTCATACGCGCTATGTAAGTCCGACATGATCGTGAAGGGCCAGGATGTGGACAACATCTACATGGGCGACACCCTCACCGATGACGGCTTTCGTACTAAGCACTTCGACTTCCTGCTGTCGAACCCGCCGTTCGGGGTTGCCTGGAACACTCAGCAGAAGACGGTCACCGATGAATACGAGCAGCGCGGCTTCGCCGGACGCTTCGGCCCCGGTCTACCTCGCGTGTCCGACGGCTCATTGCTGTTCCTGCTACACCTGATCTCGAAGATGCAGCCCGTCAACAACGGCGAGGGCGGCAGTCGTCTGGCCATCGTTCTGAACGGCTCACCACTGTTCACCGGCGGGGCGGGGTCGGGTGAGTCCAATATTCGGCAGTGGGTCATCGAGAATGATCTTCTCGATACGATCATCGCGCTGCCCACGGACATGTTCTATAACACCGGGATCAGCACCTACATCTGGGTTCTGGACAACAACAAGCCAGCCAAGCGCAAGGGCAAGATTCAGCTCATCAACGCCGCCAACATGTTCGGCAAGATGCGCAAGTCCCTCGGGTCGAAGCGTAAGGAGCTGCGCCAGAAGGACATCGAGCGGATCTGCCACCTCTATGAGGGCTTCCGCAACGAACACGGCACCGACGACCACCCCGCCCACTCGAAGGTGTTCACTGGTGAGGAGTTCGGCTACTCCACCATCACGGTCGAGCGCCCCCTGCAACTGCGGTTCACACCGACCGAGGACAAGATCGAGGTAGTACTGGCCCAGAAGAGTATCGACAAACTCGACGAGGGTGCGAAGACCGCCATCCGCAAGGCGCTCACTGGGTTGGTCGGGTGGGAATACAAGGACCGCGACGGTTTCATCACCGAACTCAAAGACGCGCTGCGCAAGGCAGGGTTGACGAAACCGCCCGCCCCACTGATCAAGACGATCTGGTCAACCATCGGCGAGCATGACGACGACGCCGTGATCGTCACCGACACCAAGGGCAACCCCCAACCCGACCCGGCACTTCGTGATACCGAAAACGTTCCCCTGACTGAGGACATCGACGAGTACTTCGCCCGCGAAGTGTTGCCCCACGTCCCGGATGCCTGGATCGACTACGACAAGACCAAGATCGGCTACGAGATTCCCTTCACCCGCCACTTCTACCGCTACATCCCACCGAGGCCCCTCGACGAAATCCAGAAAGACCTCCGCGTCCTCGTTAGCGAAATCCAAGCCATGCTCGCCGAGGTCGGCGCATGAACTGGCCCGTATACGCCGATCTCAAGGAGTCAGGCGTTGAATGGCTTGGGGAAATTCCGTCCAGCTGGTCGACTTCGCGGTTGGGCTTCGAAGCATGGGTGCGTGCAAGGCTCGGCTGGAAAGGACTCAAGGCTGACGAGTACGTCGACGAGGGGGTCGCCTTCTTGGCGACGCCGGATATCCGGCCACGCAAGATCAACTTTGACAATGTTTTCCGAATCACCGAGGAGCGCTATGCCGAGTCTCCGGAGATTATGCTCAACGTCGGGGATGTGCTGTTGGCAAAAGATGGCTCCACCCTCGGCTCCGTCAACCTTGTTCGGCACCTTCCGGAGAGGGCCACGGTCAACGGCTCCATCGCCGTCATCACGCCTGGAAAGCGGCTCAACAGCAGCTATCTCAACTACCTCATTGGTAGTAGCTTCGTCGC
The sequence above is drawn from the Mycobacterium gallinarum genome and encodes:
- a CDS encoding recombinase family protein codes for the protein MTTAAYLRVSTGQQSIDQQHDTIAAAGITPDRVFTDTASGRAGSNRPGWTECMGYLREGDHLVVVAVDRLGRSVREVANALHELMSRGVHVRSLREGVDTSTPTGRAVTSIMATIAELELELGKERRAASREARVARGLAATKPMKLDAVQQKRLLRLYQQGEPVSELTAMFGISRSTLFRTLKVLKQQYLPA
- a CDS encoding type I restriction-modification system subunit M — translated: MSQTNANLIWKIADLLRGPYQPNQYGDVILPFTILRRLDCILEPTKDEVLAEYKKVAATKVDPDVLLKNKFRLPFYNTSRWTFASLIGDPEGVADNLVDYIEHFSPNVRDVFDGFKMMDQIGDLAKSDRLYLIVKEFASVDLHPKVVSGHAMGHIFEELIRKFAESNSTQAGDHFTPREVIELMVDILFLTQDDALTKPGTVRTIYDPAAGTGGMLSTAYDHLVEMNPKARPVLYGQDINPRSYALCKSDMIVKGQDVDNIYMGDTLTDDGFRTKHFDFLLSNPPFGVAWNTQQKTVTDEYEQRGFAGRFGPGLPRVSDGSLLFLLHLISKMQPVNNGEGGSRLAIVLNGSPLFTGGAGSGESNIRQWVIENDLLDTIIALPTDMFYNTGISTYIWVLDNNKPAKRKGKIQLINAANMFGKMRKSLGSKRKELRQKDIERICHLYEGFRNEHGTDDHPAHSKVFTGEEFGYSTITVERPLQLRFTPTEDKIEVVLAQKSIDKLDEGAKTAIRKALTGLVGWEYKDRDGFITELKDALRKAGLTKPPAPLIKTIWSTIGEHDDDAVIVTDTKGNPQPDPALRDTENVPLTEDIDEYFAREVLPHVPDAWIDYDKTKIGYEIPFTRHFYRYIPPRPLDEIQKDLRVLVSEIQAMLAEVGA